A portion of the Aquicoccus sp. G2-2 genome contains these proteins:
- a CDS encoding helix-turn-helix transcriptional regulator, with amino-acid sequence MTKKPHADTRLAKYVERRVLELKAKKSQAEIAAQAGYSNPNMITMIKQGASKLALDRVPALARALECDPAYMMQLALEQAIGPTAAKAVVEIFGDPVTVNERGWLKEIRQASDHTDPRLTSRSQAALRAMFGR; translated from the coding sequence ATGACCAAGAAACCGCACGCAGACACACGGTTGGCGAAGTATGTCGAACGCCGGGTGCTCGAGCTCAAAGCAAAGAAGAGTCAGGCCGAGATCGCTGCACAGGCCGGATACTCGAATCCGAACATGATCACGATGATCAAGCAAGGTGCCTCCAAGCTGGCCCTCGATCGCGTGCCGGCATTAGCGCGCGCTCTTGAGTGTGATCCTGCATACATGATGCAGCTCGCATTGGAGCAGGCGATTGGTCCGACCGCAGCCAAAGCGGTTGTCGAGATTTTCGGCGATCCTGTCACCGTGAATGAACGTGGCTGGCTCAAGGAGATCCGGCAGGCATCCGATCACACTGATCCTCGTCTGACCAGCCGCTCGCAGGCGGCGCTCAGGGCCATGTTTGGGAGGTGA
- a CDS encoding AlpA family phage regulatory protein has product MNHLAENLYLSADQVAQRFGVSKDTIWRWKREGEFPLAVKLGGTTTRWRLADIEEWEGKCVCGLVTRLDFEPDALMAG; this is encoded by the coding sequence ATGAACCATCTCGCCGAAAATCTTTATCTTTCCGCCGATCAGGTCGCACAGCGTTTCGGAGTGTCGAAGGACACGATCTGGCGCTGGAAACGCGAGGGTGAATTCCCGCTTGCTGTCAAACTGGGAGGGACGACTACTCGCTGGCGCCTTGCCGACATCGAGGAATGGGAAGGCAAGTGCGTTTGCGGCCTTGTCACCCGTCTGGATTTCGAGCCGGATGCCTTGATGGCCGGCTGA
- a CDS encoding TRAP transporter substrate-binding protein: MTNRRGFMAVMSGAMVALGLTGGAALAQEVTLKLHHFLPPQANVPRQVLDVWADKVEADSGGRIKIDRYPSMQLGGKPPELMDQALDGVADIVWTVVGYTPGRFPSTEVFEQPFFVSNARAASYAYWKMFEEHMKDTEFKDLHILATWVHGPGLIHTKDPVHKPSDLNGMKIRGGSRTVNTLLEMVGATPVGMPVPAVSEGLSKGVIDGTTIPWEVTTSLKVPELVHNHTEFEGPGLYTLTFVLAMNKAKYESLPDDLRQVIDDNSGLELSVFAGGTQADADGPARQIAVDLGNNIITINEEDAKQWRTLVQPIYDSWVADMNKRGIDGQALIDEAQKLMAEYEEQHKS, encoded by the coding sequence ATGACAAATCGCAGAGGATTTATGGCGGTAATGAGTGGCGCGATGGTGGCGCTGGGTTTGACGGGTGGGGCCGCGCTGGCGCAGGAAGTGACGCTTAAGCTGCACCACTTTCTGCCGCCGCAAGCCAATGTTCCGCGTCAGGTGCTTGATGTCTGGGCGGACAAGGTGGAGGCCGACAGTGGCGGGCGGATCAAGATTGACCGCTATCCTTCGATGCAACTTGGAGGCAAGCCGCCAGAGTTGATGGATCAGGCTTTGGACGGTGTTGCGGATATCGTCTGGACCGTGGTGGGCTATACGCCGGGGCGGTTCCCATCGACGGAAGTATTCGAGCAGCCGTTCTTTGTTAGCAATGCGCGGGCCGCGTCCTATGCATATTGGAAGATGTTCGAAGAGCATATGAAGGACACAGAGTTCAAGGATCTGCACATCCTTGCAACATGGGTGCATGGGCCAGGGCTGATCCATACCAAGGATCCGGTTCACAAACCAAGCGACCTGAACGGGATGAAAATCCGCGGTGGGTCACGCACGGTGAACACACTTCTGGAAATGGTCGGAGCCACGCCAGTGGGGATGCCGGTGCCGGCGGTCTCGGAGGGGCTTTCCAAGGGGGTGATCGACGGGACGACGATTCCGTGGGAGGTGACAACTTCGCTAAAGGTGCCGGAACTGGTGCATAACCACACCGAATTCGAAGGGCCGGGCCTTTACACGCTGACGTTTGTTCTGGCGATGAACAAGGCGAAATACGAGAGCCTGCCGGATGACTTGAGACAGGTGATCGACGACAATTCAGGCCTGGAACTTTCGGTTTTCGCCGGTGGCACGCAGGCGGATGCGGATGGCCCGGCGCGGCAGATCGCGGTTGATCTTGGCAACAACATCATCACCATAAACGAAGAGGATGCGAAACAGTGGCGCACGCTTGTTCAGCCGATCTATGACAGTTGGGTGGCAGATATGAATAAGCGCGGCATTGACGGTCAGGCGCTGATTGACGAGGCGCAAAAGCTGATGGCCGAATACGAGG